In Arthrobacter sp. CDRTa11, one DNA window encodes the following:
- a CDS encoding fumarylacetoacetate hydrolase family protein: protein MDIKLARLGERGKEEPVVLVADGSGGHKYFSLGALTQDIDGAFLASDGVERTRQALTAGELAEVSASGVRIGAPVARPGSIICIGMNYAAHAAESGSAPPEIPVVFLKPSNTASGPFDAAPIPPSSEKYDWEVELGVVIGREARYLSDPSQALECVAGYLVANDLSERNYQLPGAAGQWTKGKSLPASTPLGPWLVPADQINAGRLQLQTRVNGEVRQDSSTADLIFDVPTLVHHVSQYMLLEPGDVILTGTPEGVALSGRFPYLQPGDVVELDIEGLGRQRQEFYREGASQ from the coding sequence ATGGATATCAAGCTGGCCCGGCTCGGTGAACGAGGCAAAGAAGAACCTGTGGTGCTCGTGGCTGACGGGAGCGGGGGCCACAAATACTTCAGCCTTGGTGCCCTGACGCAGGACATCGACGGCGCCTTCCTCGCTTCTGACGGCGTAGAACGGACCCGGCAGGCTCTTACGGCGGGGGAACTGGCGGAGGTTTCAGCGTCCGGGGTTCGGATCGGGGCACCCGTTGCCCGTCCCGGCTCAATCATTTGCATCGGGATGAATTACGCGGCGCATGCCGCAGAATCAGGCTCGGCTCCGCCGGAAATCCCGGTCGTATTCCTTAAGCCTTCCAACACTGCCAGTGGCCCTTTCGACGCGGCACCCATCCCGCCGTCGTCGGAAAAATACGACTGGGAAGTGGAGCTGGGCGTTGTTATTGGACGGGAAGCGAGGTACCTTTCCGATCCCAGCCAGGCCTTGGAATGCGTGGCCGGATACCTCGTGGCCAACGATCTCTCGGAGCGGAACTATCAGCTGCCAGGTGCCGCAGGCCAGTGGACGAAAGGCAAGTCCCTGCCCGCCTCGACACCGCTTGGCCCGTGGCTCGTCCCGGCTGACCAGATCAACGCGGGCCGCCTGCAGCTCCAGACCCGGGTCAATGGCGAGGTCCGGCAGGACTCCTCCACGGCCGACCTGATTTTTGACGTCCCCACGCTGGTACACCACGTCAGCCAATACATGCTCCTGGAACCTGGAGATGTCATCCTCACCGGCACTCCGGAGGGGGTGGCCCTGTCCGGCCGGTTCCCGTATCTCCAGCCGGGGGACGTGGTGGAACTGGACATCGAAGGCCTGGGCCGCCAACGCCAGGAGTTCTACCGTGAAGGAGCATCGCAGTGA
- a CDS encoding FAD-binding oxidoreductase — protein sequence MDNSALQSLQEKVRGTVITADHTGYDAARLVYNGMIDKRPAAVLQVSQVADVISAVNFARDEGMDIAIRGGGHSAPGFGTCDGGLVIDFVNCRGVRVDPSTATARAEGGTTWADFNYATNAFGLATTGGIIGSTGVAGLTLGGGIGYLSRKYGLSCDNLKSADVITADGKFRHASTTENDDLFWALRGGTGNFGVVTSLEFSLHPVDVVYGGVVIYLLEHMEAVGQLYRDYIATAPEEMGIFLGVHQGPPVPFLPEEYHGRPVAVIVGAWTGPHDEGQRQWQKFLDVAPVAGAFVGPLPYPALNTLFDPLLPKGLQAYWKAEFLPSLGDEAIRVAQEFGKGIPSEESANHFYPINGAVQRVPADATAFPYRGADFAAVIAGMWQDPADNDANVAWVRDYWSGLHPHSAGGGYIGFMDADDQSRIRDNYAGNYQRLASIKAKYDPDNLFHINQNIKPAA from the coding sequence ATGGACAACAGCGCCCTGCAGTCTCTACAGGAAAAAGTACGGGGAACCGTCATCACCGCAGATCACACTGGTTATGACGCCGCCCGATTGGTCTACAACGGCATGATCGACAAGCGCCCTGCAGCCGTACTCCAGGTTTCCCAGGTGGCCGACGTGATTTCGGCAGTGAATTTCGCACGGGACGAAGGAATGGATATTGCCATTCGGGGCGGCGGCCACAGTGCTCCGGGCTTCGGCACCTGCGACGGCGGCCTGGTGATTGATTTCGTCAATTGCCGGGGAGTGCGGGTGGATCCCTCCACCGCTACCGCCAGGGCTGAAGGCGGCACTACGTGGGCCGACTTCAACTACGCAACCAACGCCTTCGGTCTCGCCACAACCGGGGGCATCATCGGTTCCACGGGGGTGGCCGGGCTGACTCTCGGCGGCGGCATCGGCTACCTTTCCCGGAAATACGGCCTGTCCTGCGACAACCTGAAATCCGCTGACGTGATCACGGCAGACGGAAAATTCCGCCACGCCAGCACCACTGAGAACGATGACTTGTTCTGGGCTCTTCGCGGGGGAACCGGAAACTTCGGCGTGGTGACCTCCCTTGAGTTCAGCCTGCATCCGGTGGACGTGGTGTACGGCGGGGTGGTCATCTACCTGCTGGAGCATATGGAAGCCGTTGGGCAGCTGTATCGCGACTACATCGCCACCGCTCCCGAAGAAATGGGCATTTTCCTGGGGGTTCACCAGGGCCCTCCCGTCCCCTTCCTGCCGGAGGAGTACCACGGGCGCCCCGTGGCAGTAATAGTGGGCGCCTGGACCGGCCCCCACGACGAAGGGCAGCGTCAGTGGCAAAAATTCCTGGATGTCGCGCCGGTGGCGGGTGCATTTGTGGGCCCTCTCCCCTACCCCGCCCTCAACACCCTCTTCGACCCGCTCCTTCCTAAGGGACTCCAGGCGTACTGGAAGGCCGAATTCTTGCCCTCCCTGGGTGACGAGGCCATCCGCGTTGCCCAGGAATTCGGCAAAGGCATACCCAGCGAGGAGTCTGCGAACCACTTCTACCCCATCAACGGCGCCGTCCAACGGGTACCTGCGGACGCTACGGCCTTTCCCTACCGGGGTGCGGATTTTGCGGCGGTGATCGCGGGCATGTGGCAAGATCCAGCGGACAACGATGCGAACGTCGCGTGGGTCAGGGACTACTGGTCCGGGCTGCATCCGCACAGCGCCGGCGGCGGCTATATAGGGTTTATGGACGCCGACGACCAGTCCAGGATCCGCGACAACTATGCAGGAAACTACCAGCGGTTGGCCAGCATTAAGGCCAAGTACGATCCTGACAACCTGTTCCACATCAACCAGAACATCAAACCCGCAGCCTGA
- a CDS encoding SDR family NAD(P)-dependent oxidoreductase: MTATPESFVNRDFEGLVALVTGGASGIGAAIADRLVAGGAKVAVLDLNPAGTSHYAVECNVAEDASVRAAVDAVAAQFGRLDIVVNNAGIGAMGDVAANDDAEWARVLDINVVGVARVTRAALPYLRQSPAAAIVNTCSIAATAGLPQRALYSASKGAVLSLTLAMAADHIREGIRVNCVNPGTVDTPWVSRLLGQADDPEGERAALNARQPHGRLVAAEEVAEAVAYLASPRSGSTSGTSLAVDGGMQGLRLRPLG; encoded by the coding sequence GTGACTGCCACACCGGAGAGTTTTGTGAACAGGGATTTCGAGGGCCTGGTGGCTTTGGTGACCGGCGGAGCGTCCGGAATCGGGGCAGCCATAGCGGACAGGCTGGTGGCAGGCGGCGCCAAGGTGGCGGTCCTGGACCTCAACCCCGCCGGTACCTCTCATTACGCCGTTGAGTGCAACGTGGCAGAGGACGCATCGGTGAGGGCCGCGGTGGACGCCGTCGCCGCACAATTCGGCAGGCTGGACATTGTGGTGAACAACGCTGGGATCGGCGCCATGGGCGACGTCGCGGCCAACGACGACGCCGAATGGGCGCGTGTGCTGGACATCAACGTTGTGGGGGTTGCCAGGGTGACGCGTGCTGCCCTTCCGTACCTGCGCCAATCCCCCGCGGCAGCCATTGTCAATACGTGTTCCATCGCCGCCACGGCCGGACTCCCACAGCGGGCGTTGTATTCGGCGTCCAAGGGTGCCGTGCTGTCACTGACCCTCGCCATGGCGGCCGACCACATCCGCGAAGGCATCCGGGTCAACTGCGTCAACCCGGGAACAGTGGATACCCCCTGGGTTTCCCGGCTACTTGGCCAGGCGGACGATCCTGAAGGCGAGCGTGCCGCCCTCAATGCCCGCCAACCCCATGGCCGGCTAGTGGCAGCTGAGGAAGTGGCAGAGGCCGTAGCGTACCTGGCAAGCCCTCGTTCGGGGTCAACTTCCGGCACGTCCCTGGCTGTGGACGGCGGCATGCAGGGGTTGCGGCTGAGGCCGCTCGGCTAG
- a CDS encoding ABC transporter permease, with amino-acid sequence MSIVQTPTPKESKVLTAKSQPTRGNGLSLRLRSSLQQLLAFGSLIVLVVFFGAMNSRFLLPGNLSDILLSTVVIGLLALGATFVIITGGIDLSVGTGMSLCSVMVGVVLTYLGLPLWAGVVGGILMGALIGAVNGFLISFLKIPPFIATLATMLVAQGMALVVSGTKPIYFTGTEGFSNLALGKPIVGLVIPNAVFIFFAVATIAGVVMSKTLLGRYTFSIGSNEEATALSGINVRSWKLWIYTAAGAFTGLAGVIIAARLNSAQPGQGMGYELQAIAAVVIGGTSLAGGKGSIVGTVIGALIMSVLTNGLRVISVPQEWQNVAIGVVILVAVYLDMLRRKEAAT; translated from the coding sequence ATGAGCATCGTACAAACCCCCACACCGAAAGAATCCAAGGTGCTGACGGCGAAGTCCCAGCCCACGCGGGGAAACGGCCTTAGCCTGCGGCTTCGCTCCTCCCTGCAGCAGCTCTTGGCCTTCGGCTCGCTGATTGTCCTGGTGGTCTTCTTTGGAGCCATGAATTCGCGGTTCCTGCTGCCCGGCAACCTCTCGGACATCCTCCTCTCCACCGTTGTCATCGGACTGCTGGCGCTTGGCGCCACGTTCGTCATCATCACGGGCGGCATCGACCTTTCGGTGGGCACGGGAATGAGTCTGTGCTCAGTGATGGTGGGCGTGGTGCTGACCTACCTGGGCCTGCCGCTGTGGGCCGGGGTGGTGGGCGGCATCCTGATGGGTGCGCTGATCGGGGCAGTGAACGGCTTCCTCATCTCGTTCCTGAAAATCCCGCCCTTCATCGCCACCCTGGCAACCATGCTGGTGGCCCAGGGCATGGCTCTGGTGGTCTCGGGAACCAAGCCCATCTACTTCACCGGGACCGAAGGCTTTTCCAACCTCGCCCTCGGTAAACCGATCGTCGGACTGGTGATTCCGAACGCTGTCTTCATCTTCTTCGCCGTTGCCACCATAGCGGGCGTGGTGATGAGCAAGACCCTCCTGGGCCGCTACACCTTCTCCATCGGGTCCAACGAGGAGGCCACGGCACTGTCCGGCATTAATGTGCGCAGCTGGAAGCTCTGGATCTACACCGCCGCGGGCGCCTTCACCGGGCTGGCCGGCGTGATCATCGCTGCCCGGCTTAACTCGGCGCAGCCCGGACAGGGCATGGGATATGAGCTGCAGGCGATTGCCGCCGTCGTGATCGGTGGAACCTCCCTGGCCGGAGGCAAGGGCTCCATCGTGGGAACGGTGATCGGTGCCCTCATCATGTCCGTCCTCACCAATGGCCTGCGGGTCATTTCGGTGCCGCAGGAGTGGCAGAACGTGGCCATTGGCGTCGTGATCCTGGTGGCCGTCTACCTGGACATGCTTCGCCGGAAGGAGGCCGCCACGTAG
- a CDS encoding L-rhamnose mutarotase codes for MPETIVLHTRLKAGAAEAYADAHDAIPAELVAALKGAGVVNWRIWRSGRELIHLVEVEDYKRMRRELAQHPANVPWQARMAELLEVQDDYSGQDSGIPLVWELP; via the coding sequence ATGCCTGAGACCATCGTCCTGCACACCAGGCTGAAGGCGGGTGCCGCCGAGGCATATGCGGACGCCCATGACGCCATACCGGCCGAGCTCGTGGCAGCCCTGAAGGGAGCCGGCGTCGTTAATTGGCGGATCTGGCGCAGCGGCCGCGAGCTGATCCACCTGGTGGAAGTGGAGGACTACAAGCGCATGCGCCGCGAACTCGCCCAGCATCCAGCGAACGTCCCCTGGCAGGCGCGGATGGCCGAGCTCCTGGAAGTACAGGACGATTACAGCGGACAAGACTCCGGCATCCCGCTCGTTTGGGAGCTGCCGTGA
- a CDS encoding amidohydrolase family protein yields MIDSHLHLWDLQSGDQPAKGLPDAGRSSEQDALEQDGAARPYSWLGPQHGALFRSFGEAEAQQTIADAGVSAAVLVQADDTLADTESMLAVADRNDWVLAVVGWIPLEHPEQAAAALERFARNPKFRGVRHLIHDDPRDNFLELPEVRESLRLVAARGLALDIPDAFPRHLGRAADLACDLPELTVVLDHLGKPPLGATAGPDAGAADDGLDRWRREFRALAGLPNTVAKVSGLYIPGTEYSAPALRPVWEEALASFGPQRLMIGMDWPVSTLGAPYQRTLDVLLELTEELDAAGRHAFLEATAQRIYGPQHTEDMPEAATTSKEEGVRA; encoded by the coding sequence ATGATCGACTCGCACCTCCACTTATGGGACCTGCAGTCAGGGGACCAGCCTGCAAAAGGGCTGCCAGACGCCGGCCGATCCTCGGAACAGGACGCCTTGGAACAGGACGGCGCCGCCCGCCCCTATTCGTGGCTGGGACCCCAGCACGGAGCGCTCTTCCGCAGCTTTGGGGAAGCGGAGGCCCAACAGACCATCGCCGACGCCGGAGTCAGCGCCGCGGTACTGGTGCAGGCTGACGACACCCTTGCCGACACGGAATCCATGCTCGCCGTTGCTGACCGGAACGACTGGGTCCTCGCTGTCGTCGGCTGGATTCCTTTGGAACACCCGGAGCAGGCAGCAGCTGCGCTGGAACGGTTTGCCCGGAACCCGAAGTTCCGGGGCGTCCGCCACCTGATCCATGACGATCCACGGGACAACTTCCTGGAGCTGCCAGAGGTCCGCGAGTCTTTGCGGCTGGTGGCGGCCAGGGGCCTGGCGCTGGACATTCCGGATGCCTTTCCCCGGCATCTGGGCCGGGCCGCCGATCTTGCCTGCGACCTTCCGGAGCTGACAGTTGTGCTGGATCACCTGGGTAAGCCGCCGCTCGGGGCCACCGCCGGGCCTGACGCAGGGGCAGCAGATGACGGGCTGGACCGCTGGCGCCGGGAGTTCCGGGCCCTGGCCGGGTTGCCCAACACAGTGGCAAAGGTATCCGGCCTGTACATACCAGGGACGGAATATTCAGCCCCGGCTTTGCGGCCGGTTTGGGAAGAGGCCTTGGCAAGCTTTGGGCCTCAAAGGCTCATGATCGGGATGGACTGGCCGGTCAGCACGCTCGGGGCGCCGTACCAGCGCACGTTGGATGTGCTGTTGGAGCTGACCGAGGAGCTGGATGCTGCGGGTCGGCACGCCTTCCTTGAAGCCACGGCGCAGCGCATCTACGGGCCGCAGCACACAGAAGACATGCCGGAAGCGGCAACTACAAGCAAGGAAGAAGGGGTGAGAGCATGA
- a CDS encoding ATP-binding protein, translated as MTNWRIRDFHSADLDGILHLWETLKATNVEPVYALSEVLASCEKDHAVVAVLGDMVVGAAVGRAAHDQGWIVFLATLPEYRGRGIGTSLLAAVENRMAPHGLNKLSALMPEAETRVEAFLSRGFALKKNLRYFERTIPVQRQELGALGQLGGRILARDLWENVAGMRKEKELLERRLVLPLAEADLADEYGVVPPRAVVLFGPPGTGKTTFAKAIASRLEWPFVEVFPSRLASDPKGLAGALRETFLEIAELEHAVVFIDEVEEIASQRSGEPPSPLQGVTNELLKIIPAFREQPGRLLVCATNFIKSLDTAFLRHGRFDYVIPIGLPDRQAREAMWQRFIPSAVVDNVDVELLVDRTEGFSPADIEYAARSASQRALEKAVYDDGGLASGGTLSVRDAVRKGPSTQDYLDAIGETRTTVSDEVHQDFLEDIDRLGRV; from the coding sequence ATGACCAACTGGCGGATCAGGGACTTTCATTCAGCGGACCTTGACGGGATCCTGCACCTGTGGGAAACGCTCAAGGCAACCAATGTGGAACCCGTCTATGCCCTTTCCGAGGTCCTGGCCTCCTGCGAAAAGGACCACGCCGTGGTGGCTGTGCTGGGCGACATGGTGGTGGGCGCCGCCGTCGGACGTGCGGCGCATGACCAGGGCTGGATTGTTTTCCTGGCCACCCTTCCGGAGTACCGGGGCCGCGGGATCGGGACCTCGCTGCTGGCCGCCGTCGAAAACCGCATGGCTCCGCACGGGCTTAACAAGCTCTCGGCCCTGATGCCCGAAGCGGAAACCCGGGTGGAGGCCTTCCTCAGCCGGGGGTTCGCGCTGAAGAAGAACCTGCGCTATTTCGAGCGGACCATTCCGGTTCAGCGCCAGGAGCTCGGTGCGCTCGGCCAACTGGGCGGCCGGATCCTGGCCCGTGACCTGTGGGAAAACGTGGCCGGCATGCGCAAGGAAAAGGAACTCCTTGAGCGGCGCTTGGTCCTCCCCCTGGCTGAAGCCGATCTCGCCGATGAATACGGCGTGGTGCCGCCGCGCGCCGTCGTGCTTTTCGGTCCTCCGGGAACGGGCAAAACCACCTTCGCCAAGGCGATCGCATCGCGGCTGGAATGGCCGTTTGTGGAAGTGTTTCCGTCCAGGCTTGCCTCCGATCCGAAAGGCCTGGCAGGAGCGCTGCGGGAAACATTCCTGGAAATTGCCGAGCTGGAGCACGCCGTGGTGTTCATTGACGAGGTGGAGGAGATCGCCTCCCAGCGTTCCGGCGAACCGCCGTCGCCGCTGCAGGGAGTCACCAACGAGCTCCTGAAGATCATTCCCGCCTTCCGCGAACAGCCCGGCCGCCTCCTGGTCTGTGCCACCAACTTCATCAAATCCCTGGACACGGCGTTCCTGCGCCACGGCCGGTTCGACTACGTCATCCCCATCGGCCTGCCGGACCGCCAGGCTCGCGAAGCGATGTGGCAGCGTTTCATCCCTTCCGCCGTGGTGGACAACGTGGACGTGGAACTCCTGGTGGATCGCACCGAGGGCTTCTCCCCCGCGGATATTGAGTATGCCGCCCGGAGCGCTTCCCAGCGTGCGCTGGAAAAAGCAGTGTACGACGACGGGGGGCTGGCTTCGGGCGGGACCCTTTCCGTTCGCGACGCGGTGCGGAAGGGCCCCTCCACACAGGATTACCTCGACGCTATCGGCGAGACGCGGACCACCGTCAGCGACGAGGTTCACCAGGACTTCCTGGAGGATATCGACCGCCTGGGCCGCGTCTAA
- a CDS encoding L-fuconate dehydratase — protein sequence MSIITAVETFDIRFPTSRDLDGSDAMNPDPDYSAAYLIIGTDAGDGHEGHGFVFTIGRGNEVEAAAIDALRPHILGKNAEELLADMGTTWKLLAHDSQLRWLGPEKGVMHMAIGAVINALWDLKAKRAGLPLWDLLAGLSPEEIVALVDFRYLSDALTPEEALEILRKAEPGRAERRARLLAEGYAGYTTTPGWLGYSDQKLTRLAKEAVADGFGQIKLKVGASLEDDLRRVRVAREAVGPNIKIAVDANQRWDVQDAIEWMGHLAPYDIAWIEEPTSPDDILGHAAIARGVAPIPVATGEHVHNRVMFKQLLQAQSLEVLQIDAARVGGVNENIAILLLAAKFGVRVCPHAGGVGLCEAVQHLSMFDFIAVSADKDGRMIEFVDHLHEHFITPVDVHDGCYWPPSAPGAGAEMHRNTLAAYSYPDGVEWSATSAADGSFELVPEFPLKEAAADA from the coding sequence GTGAGCATCATTACCGCGGTAGAGACCTTTGACATCCGCTTTCCCACGTCCAGGGACCTCGACGGTTCCGACGCCATGAACCCGGACCCCGATTACTCGGCTGCCTACCTGATCATCGGCACCGATGCCGGAGACGGGCACGAAGGCCACGGATTCGTCTTCACCATTGGACGCGGAAATGAGGTGGAGGCGGCCGCGATTGATGCCCTTCGTCCGCACATCCTTGGCAAGAACGCTGAAGAGCTGCTGGCTGACATGGGAACCACGTGGAAGCTGCTGGCCCACGATTCCCAGCTGCGGTGGCTGGGCCCGGAAAAAGGTGTGATGCACATGGCGATTGGCGCCGTGATCAACGCACTGTGGGACCTGAAAGCCAAGCGCGCCGGGCTGCCGCTCTGGGATTTGCTGGCGGGTCTTAGCCCTGAGGAGATCGTGGCGCTGGTTGATTTCCGTTACCTGAGTGACGCGCTCACCCCCGAGGAGGCACTGGAGATCCTCCGTAAGGCCGAGCCGGGGCGGGCTGAGCGCCGCGCCCGCCTCCTCGCGGAAGGCTACGCCGGCTACACCACAACGCCAGGCTGGCTCGGGTACAGCGACCAGAAGCTGACGCGGCTGGCCAAGGAGGCCGTGGCGGATGGCTTCGGCCAGATCAAGCTGAAGGTTGGCGCTTCGCTGGAGGACGACCTCCGCCGTGTTCGTGTAGCCCGTGAAGCGGTGGGACCAAACATCAAGATCGCCGTCGACGCCAACCAGCGCTGGGATGTGCAGGACGCGATTGAATGGATGGGGCACCTGGCACCCTACGACATCGCCTGGATTGAAGAACCCACCAGCCCGGACGACATCCTGGGCCACGCCGCCATTGCCCGGGGCGTCGCGCCCATTCCCGTGGCTACCGGGGAGCACGTCCACAACCGGGTGATGTTCAAGCAGCTGCTGCAGGCGCAATCCCTGGAAGTGCTCCAGATCGACGCTGCCCGCGTAGGTGGTGTGAACGAGAACATCGCGATCCTGCTGCTCGCCGCAAAGTTCGGTGTCCGGGTTTGCCCCCATGCCGGCGGAGTTGGCCTCTGTGAAGCAGTCCAGCATCTGTCCATGTTCGATTTCATTGCTGTCTCGGCGGATAAAGACGGCCGTATGATTGAATTCGTTGACCACCTCCACGAGCATTTCATCACCCCCGTGGACGTTCACGATGGCTGTTACTGGCCACCGTCAGCACCAGGCGCCGGCGCGGAGATGCACCGGAATACTCTGGCTGCCTACAGTTACCCGGACGGCGTGGAATGGAGCGCCACATCAGCTGCTGACGGCAGTTTCGAGCTGGTGCCGGAATTCCCCCTCAAAGAAGCCGCAGCTGATGCCTGA
- a CDS encoding sugar ABC transporter ATP-binding protein, whose amino-acid sequence MTADQTTLLSVHGVGKTFPGVRALHNMQLDLRHGEVLALVGENGAGKSTLMKLLSGIYVPDQGTFELNGVAFTPAGPKHAQELGISIIHQEFNLMPDLTVAQNIYIGREPRRYGILSERALNRKTQDLFDRMSLKLDPRERCGDLTVAKQQMVEIAKALSHDSKVIIMDEPTAALNDAEVATLHELIRGFVSADTGVIYISHRMDELKQISQRITVIRDGEYVDTVDTAASTMREVISLMVGRSISGEQRPAAEEAHGADDVVLAVAGLSTPSLLKDVSFELHRGEILGFAGLMGAGRTEVARALVGADKASFRQLQVNGADERIPNPAAAAKLGIGYLSEDRKHLGLLLERDVKENIMLSSLAKNSTAGFINDGSLRRTADEYSRKLRIKTPSIKQLARNLSGGNQQKVVIAKWLVKDCDILIFDEPTRGIDVGAKDEIYKLLNELAAEGKAIIMISSELPEVLRLSHRIAVMCEGRITGFLTNAEATQENIMELATRRVSITTGAPTS is encoded by the coding sequence ATGACCGCGGATCAAACAACGCTGTTGTCCGTGCATGGGGTGGGCAAGACATTCCCCGGGGTCAGGGCTTTGCACAACATGCAGCTGGACCTTCGGCACGGTGAAGTGCTGGCGCTGGTAGGCGAAAACGGTGCGGGCAAGTCAACGCTGATGAAGCTGCTCTCCGGCATCTACGTTCCCGACCAGGGAACCTTCGAACTCAACGGTGTGGCCTTCACGCCGGCCGGACCAAAGCACGCCCAGGAGCTGGGTATCAGCATCATCCATCAGGAGTTCAACCTGATGCCGGACCTGACAGTGGCCCAGAACATCTACATCGGCCGCGAGCCCCGGCGCTATGGAATCCTCAGCGAGCGCGCCCTCAACCGGAAAACCCAGGACCTGTTTGACCGGATGAGCCTCAAGCTGGACCCCAGGGAGCGCTGCGGGGACCTGACAGTGGCCAAGCAGCAGATGGTGGAGATCGCCAAGGCATTGAGCCACGACTCCAAGGTGATCATCATGGACGAGCCCACCGCCGCCCTCAATGATGCCGAGGTGGCCACCCTGCACGAACTGATTCGCGGCTTCGTTTCGGCTGACACCGGCGTCATCTACATTTCGCACCGTATGGATGAACTCAAGCAGATTTCCCAGCGCATCACCGTTATCCGCGACGGCGAATATGTGGACACTGTGGATACCGCAGCGAGCACCATGCGGGAGGTCATCTCGCTGATGGTGGGCCGTTCCATCTCCGGCGAACAGCGGCCGGCCGCCGAAGAAGCACACGGCGCGGACGACGTCGTACTGGCTGTTGCCGGGCTGTCCACTCCGTCCCTGCTGAAGGACGTCAGCTTTGAGCTGCACCGGGGCGAAATCCTTGGGTTCGCCGGTCTGATGGGCGCCGGCCGGACGGAGGTTGCCAGGGCACTGGTGGGCGCGGACAAGGCCAGCTTCCGGCAGCTGCAGGTAAACGGGGCCGACGAACGGATCCCTAACCCGGCGGCCGCGGCGAAGCTGGGAATCGGCTACCTCTCCGAGGACCGGAAGCACCTTGGCCTTCTGCTGGAACGCGACGTCAAGGAGAACATCATGCTCTCCTCGCTGGCAAAAAATTCGACGGCGGGATTCATCAATGACGGGTCCCTGCGCCGCACGGCCGACGAATACTCGCGGAAGCTTCGGATCAAGACGCCGTCCATCAAGCAGCTGGCCCGGAATCTTTCCGGCGGCAACCAGCAGAAGGTGGTCATCGCCAAATGGCTCGTCAAGGACTGCGACATCCTCATCTTTGACGAACCCACCCGCGGCATTGACGTGGGCGCCAAGGACGAAATCTACAAACTGCTGAACGAGCTCGCAGCTGAGGGCAAGGCGATCATCATGATCTCCTCGGAACTCCCCGAAGTCCTGCGCCTGTCCCATCGGATCGCCGTCATGTGCGAAGGGCGAATCACCGGCTTCCTCACCAACGCCGAAGCCACCCAGGAAAACATCATGGAACTTGCCACCCGGCGGGTCTCCATCACCACAGGAGCACCAACCTCATGA
- a CDS encoding aldo/keto reductase, whose amino-acid sequence MSAPLRLGSLGFGGAGIGNLYRAMPDSRATAIVEAAWDAGIRYFDTAPHYGLGLSERRLGRVLQGKPRHEFVLSTKVGRLLVPHQGVLTGDTPPDIRTAQDVPRDPEGFDVPAVSRRIWDFSEQGIRQSLEESLERLGLDHVDIAYLHDADVHDLAAGIRDGLPALEKLRSEGLVRAIGVGINSAEAALECVEAASLDLVMLAGRYTLLEQPQVPLLERCVEKGTGVVNVGAYNSGLLARQDVPDDAHYNYGQAPHAKIERARQLAGICARFGVELPTAALQFGLRHPAVVNVTVGATSPDQIRDNAARMAEEVPGELWAELLRQELIPS is encoded by the coding sequence GTGAGCGCGCCACTGCGCCTTGGCTCGCTGGGCTTCGGGGGAGCGGGAATCGGCAACCTCTACCGCGCCATGCCGGACAGCAGGGCCACCGCCATTGTTGAAGCGGCGTGGGATGCCGGCATCAGGTACTTCGACACGGCCCCCCACTACGGACTGGGCCTGTCGGAGCGCCGGCTGGGCCGGGTGCTTCAGGGAAAGCCGAGGCATGAATTTGTGCTGTCCACCAAGGTGGGACGCCTCCTGGTCCCACACCAGGGCGTTCTGACGGGTGATACGCCGCCCGACATCCGTACTGCTCAGGATGTGCCGCGCGACCCCGAAGGCTTCGACGTGCCCGCCGTCAGCAGGCGCATCTGGGACTTTTCCGAACAGGGTATCCGGCAAAGCCTGGAGGAGTCGCTCGAGCGCCTCGGCCTTGACCACGTGGACATTGCGTACCTGCACGACGCCGATGTCCATGATCTCGCCGCCGGCATCCGCGACGGATTGCCCGCGCTGGAGAAATTGCGCTCCGAAGGGCTGGTCCGCGCCATCGGCGTGGGGATCAACTCGGCGGAGGCAGCGCTGGAATGCGTCGAGGCGGCCAGCCTGGACCTGGTGATGCTGGCCGGACGCTACACGCTGCTGGAGCAGCCGCAGGTTCCGCTGCTGGAGCGCTGCGTGGAAAAGGGTACAGGAGTGGTAAATGTTGGAGCCTACAATTCCGGACTGCTGGCGCGGCAGGACGTGCCTGATGACGCGCACTATAACTACGGGCAGGCGCCCCACGCGAAGATTGAGCGCGCACGCCAGCTCGCCGGCATCTGCGCACGCTTTGGTGTGGAACTTCCGACGGCGGCCCTGCAGTTCGGACTGCGCCACCCCGCCGTGGTCAATGTGACAGTGGGGGCAACGTCCCCTGACCAGATCCGGGATAACGCGGCTCGGATGGCTGAAGAGGTTCCCGGCGAACTTTGGGCGGAGCTCTTGCGGCAGGAGCTGATCCCGTCATGA